A genomic window from Gossypium hirsutum isolate 1008001.06 chromosome D12, Gossypium_hirsutum_v2.1, whole genome shotgun sequence includes:
- the LOC107946848 gene encoding E3 ubiquitin protein ligase RIN2 has product MAVSYLAISAASTALSFIGLQVWAEFSLDKLQNDGLISENFIHTENVDRALELLLGSYASLALLANFVLNVFILLILSLKTVFFGDLYPLETRKLVERLINYVIYKGTFLPLVIPPTVFQAGLWSIWLIVICCLKMFQALARDRFERLNASPSATPWAYFRVFSVFLFALTFNIFWIWLSLMLYKQVNSSMFLLLFFEPLSIAFETVQAILVHGFQLLEILLHSVGNSADCQRAKLFDLSAAGSFWEWKGILIRNLGFFLDMATLLMALGHYVLIWWLHGMAFHLVDAVLFLNIRALLSAIVKRVKGFIKLRMAFGALHGALPDATSEEIRAYDDECAICREPMAKAKKLHCNHLFHLACLRSWLDQGLNEVYSCPTCRKPLFLGRSENEANSRTAEALSDEQLARQINSGLNRPNMPGHALPAGVFPNQMQNAVEGSPWRSGGLDSEWLHSWPNQNVDGAGPSTDTRSVGLGRVHMMMRHLASVGETYAQTALEDTAWSLWPMNPSQAAASASSVPPNVGGRFPTNTGSLHIRTASRTANEGVANILAMAETVREVLPHVPDEVIFQDLQRTNSVTVTVNNLLQM; this is encoded by the exons ATGGCTGTGAGCTACTTGGCAATCTCAGCAGCGTCCACAGCTTTAAGCTTCATAGGTCTTCAAGTTTGGGCAGAATTTTCACTTGATAAACTTCAGAATGATGGGTTAATTAGCGAGAATTTCATTCATACGGAAAACGTTGATCGTGCACTTGAGCTTCTTTTAGGTTCTTATGCCTCCTTGGCTCTGCTGGCAAATTTTGTGCTCAATGTATTTATTCTACTCATCCTTTCTCTGAAG ACTGTATTTTTTGGCGACTTATACCCCTTAGAAACTCGAAAGTTAGTAGAACGTCTTATCAACTATGTTATCTACAAG GGGACCTTTCTACCATTAGTAATTCCACCAACAGTATTCCAAGCAGGTCTCTGGTCAATTTGGTTGATTGTTATATGTTGTCTAAAG ATGTTTCAAGCTTTGGCCAGGGATAGATTTGAGCGTTTGAATGCGTCTCCTTCTGCTACACCATGGGCATACTTTCGAGTCTTTTCTGTGTTTTTGTTTGCCCTCACTTTCAATATATTCTG GATATGGCTGAGCCTTATGTTATACAAACAAGTGAATTCATCCATGTTTTTGCTGTTGTTTTTTGAACCTCTGAGTATTGCTTTTGAGACTGTGCAG GCTATACTGGTTCATGGGTTTCAGCTGCTTGAAATATTGCTCCATTCAGTGGGGAACAGTGCAGATTGCCAAAGAGCAAAACTCTTTGATTTATCGGCTGCTG GTTCATTTTGGGAATGGAAGGGCATTCTTATTCGCAATTTAGGTTTCTTCCTTGACATGGCAACACTGTTAATGGCACTTGGGCATTATGTTCTTATTTGGTGGCTCCATGGCATGGCATTCCATCTTGTGGATGCAGTTCTTTTCTTGAATATACGT GCTTTGCTAAGTGCAATTGTGAAGCGTGTAAAGGGATTTATTAAATTGAGAATGGCATTTGGGGCTCTTCATGGAGCACTACCTGATGCAACATCCGAAGAGATACGAGCATATGATGATGAATGTGCAATATGTCGG GAACCTATGGCCAAGGCTAAAAAGCTTCACTGTAATCACCTTTTTCATCTTGCATGCTTGAGATCCTG GTTGGACCAAGGCTTAAATGAAGTTTACTCATGTCCCACTTGTAGAAAACCACTTTTCCTTGGAAGAAGTGAAAATGAGGCAAATTCTCGCACTGCAGAAGCTTTAAGTGATGAGCAGTTGGCCCGTCAGATAAATTCTGGACTAAATCGGCCAAATATGCCTGGTCATGCCCTACCTGCCGGAGTATTCCCAAATCAAATGCAGAATGCAGTAGAAGGCAGCCCTTGGAG GAGTGGAGGACTGGATTCTGAATGGTTGCATTCTTGGCCAAACCAGAATGTTGATGGAGCCGGTCCTTCTACTGATACCAGATCAGTTGGACTTGGGAGAGTTCATATGATGATGAGGCACCTTGCATCTGTTGGAGAAACTTATGCCCAAACTGCTCTAGAAGATACTGCTTGGAGCCTTTGGCCCATGAACCCATCTCAGGCTGCTGCATCTGCTTCATCTGTTCCTCCAAATGTTGGAGGAAGGTTTCCCACAAATACCGGTAGTTTACATATTAGGACTGCTTCGCGCACTGCAAATGAGGGTGTAGCAAATATACTTGCCATGGCTGAGACTGTACGGGAGGTTTTGCCGCATGTCCCGGATGAGGTGATTTTTCAG GACTTGCAGAGAACAAATTCTGTTACAGTTACTGTGAATAATCTTCTCCAAATGTGA